The proteins below come from a single Macrobrachium nipponense isolate FS-2020 chromosome 17, ASM1510439v2, whole genome shotgun sequence genomic window:
- the LOC135195880 gene encoding coiled-coil domain-containing protein 18-like, with the protein MLYLAEGPTSVPQDLNFIAEELVIPDIVADEHNFWTPGRAVAITCMSVALLAGLAVAAYQRCRRLGNYIHELEQDLKMERTEVTRLRDRLETQEEENLKKEERLDEMTHDIQLMGLQRGRLDNEKMMLEDVLEKSKIKESEMERLLNEAKEQIEFLQYQIVDKDLLIERNALERKEMESRLEEEEKSRGRDLQILDKERNLFQEKMESALKEGTELASRLKEAEATNRVLASANEGFNRANAQMRDTLEKKEKEVDQLENLKEASVQEIACLQKRNGDLEKEMKKNQEEKEKNRVLNDEVQQMRNWVAELGGQNAKLEEELLNKEIEINSLKDSLQNREAKNIILKEEVQQMSNWVAELGGQNAKMEEELASNEQEIQSLKNSLENGEGENRILKEEVQQMRNWVAELGGQNAKMVEELDSNQQEINLLKNSLENGEGENQILKVEVQQMRKWVAELGGQNTKLEEELAYKELKIKSLKKSLEDGEGEARILKKEVQQMRTWVAELGGQNAKMEEKLASNDQEINSLEDSLENEKKKNRSLIEEVQQMRNMKLN; encoded by the coding sequence ATGCTTTATTTGGCTGAAGGACCTACGAGTGTACCACAGGATTTAAACTTTATAGCTGAGGAACTTGTCATTCCCGATATTGTTGCTGATGAACACAACTTTTGGACGCCAGGCAGGGCCGTCGCCATCACTTGTATGAGTGTGGCCTTGTTGGCTGGCCTGGCGGTGGCTGCTTACCAGAGATGCCGACGACTTGGAAATTACATTCACGAACTGGaacaagacctgaaaatggaacGAACCGAGGTGACCAGACTGAGAGATCGTCTGGaaacacaagaagaagaaaacttgaaGAAGGAAGAACGCCTGGACGAGATGACCCATGACATCCAGTTGATGGGACTCCAGCGAGGACGTCTGGACAACGAGAAGATGATGCTGGAAGACGTTCTGGAAAAGAGTAAGATCAAGGAATCTGAAATGGAACGTCTTTTGAACGAAGCGAAGGAACAGATCGAGTTTCTACAATATCAAATTGTAGATAAAGATCTTCTGATAGAACGGAATGCGctggaaagaaaagaaatggaaagtcgactggaagaagaggagaaatctAGAGGCAGAGACCTCCAGATTCTGGATAAAGAGAGGAATCTTTTCCAGGAGAAGATGGAAAGCGCTCTGAAGGAAGGTACAGAACTGGCCTCACGATTAAAGGAAGCTGAAGCCACCAATCGAGTGTTGGCTTCGGCGAACGAAGGCTTCAACAGGGCAAATGCCCAAATGCGAGACACtctggaaaagaaagagaaggaggtTGACCAGCTGGAAAATTTGAAGGAAGCCTCTGTACAAGAAATAGCCTGCCTGCAAAAGAGGAATGGAGATCtcgagaaggaaatgaaaaagaatcaggaagaaaaggagaagaacAGAGTTTTGAACGACGAAGTTCAGCAAATGAGAAACTGGGTTGCTGAACTAGGAGGTCAAAACGCTAAGCTGGAGGAGGAACTGctcaataaagaaatagaaataaattcgcTGAAGGATTCTTTGCAAAATAGAGAAGCAaagaatataattttgaaagagGAAGTTCAGCAAATGAGTAACTGGGTAGCTGAACTAGGCGGACAGAATGCCAAGATGGAGGAGGAACTGGCCAGTAACGAACAGGAAATCCAGTCGCTAAAGAATTCCTTAGAAAATGGAGAAGGAGAGAACCGAATTTTGAAAGAAGAAGTTCAGCAAATGAGAAACTGGGTAGCTGAACTAGGCGGACAGAATGCCAAGATGGTGGAGGAATTGGACAGTAACCAGCAGGAAATCAACTTGCTAAAGAATTCCCTAGAAAATGGCGAAGGAGAGAACCAAATTTTGAAAGTAGAGGTTCAGCAGATGAGAAAGTGGGTAGCTGAACTGGGCGGTCAAAACACTAAGCTGGAGGAAGAATTGGCTTATAAAGAActgaagataaaatcactgaagaAATCCCTAGAAGATGGAGAAGGAGAGGCAAGAATCTTGAAAAAAGAAGTTCAGCAAATGAGAACTTGGGTAGCTGAACTAGGTGGCCAGAATGCCAAGATGGAGGAGAAATTAGCCAGTAACGACCAAGAAATAAATTCCCTAGAGGATTCTTTagagaatgaaaagaagaagaacagaagcTTGATTGAAGAAGTTCAGCAGATGAGAAATATGAAGCTGAACTAG